From the Vibrio tubiashii ATCC 19109 genome, the window AGACGAACACGACATACTTTACGAAGTGCTGAGTTAGGTTTTTTAGGTGTAGTAGTGTAAACACGAGTACATACACCACGTTTTTGTGGACACGCTTCTAGTGCAGGCACGTTGCTTTTAACAACTTGCTTTGCACGAGGCTTACGTACCAACTGGTTAATAGTTGCCATTAACTAGCTCCTGATTTACTTGAAAGTAAGCTTTGTGAAAAATCTATCCCTAACTGCCAGTGGCACTTAGGGACGCAAAATTCTATTCAGAGGTGAGAGGTGTGTCAAGAAATATACGGATCTTTTTTGCTCAATTTTGGCGAAATAAGTGTAAAAGGAAAACGACACGGGATAGTGGGGAAATGAAACTATTCCCACGTAACAGAATTGGGCTGTTCAACGGTCAGTTCAACAAAGCCTTCAAAGTCTACTCGAACAATAGAAGGACTGATTCGATTGGCAATACCACGTGCCTCAATATCGGCCTCTAGCACAGATGTATTGAGTCCTTTCACACGAGGAAAAGCAAGGTGCTGCGGGTTTGCGGCATAGACAGCCTGTTCCACCAGCAGTACTTTGTCTGTTTCAGTAGCTACTCGGCTCACATCTTCTAGTGCTTGAACCGTTTTAACGATATGTAACATAGAACACCTAAAAGGTAAGGACTTTATCTGCTTGATGAAGTTGAGCACTCAACGCTAATGGATCAAGTGGCTGAGCCGCAATGACTAAGTCAGCTTGCGCTAGCCCTCTTTCTAATAGCGAGGTCTCACATACATAGACTTGCTCGATGTCGTAAAGGTCAAAGAGCTTCAGCATTGGTGAGTAGTCTTTACTAAGAATCTCCGCGGTTTGCTGGCCAAGCAGCAGTTGATATACCCCATCGCCCATAAATACGACACTAATGTCTTCACAGTACGCTGAAGCAGCAAGCAGTGCATCAACCCCTTCACGTCCTGCTGACGAGCTATGAGGTGCACTACGGAATAGATAAGTTAGCTGACTCAAAACTGTACCACTCGATCTTGAACTAACATCGCCTCAGCCAAACTGCCAAGCCCTGCTTGATGAAACCCTTCTGCTAAGTTGCTTTGCGCCAAACCATGCTGGCTAGCTTCATCTTGACTCACCACACCTCGACGCAGAGCCGCCGCAACACAAGTTTCCAAACGCACATTGTGCTCTGCCGCTAAAGTTTGCCATGCCGTGACTAAGTCGAACTCATCATTGGCTGGTACTGTGAGAGCACTGCCGTTGGTTACACCATCTTGATAGAAAAACACGCTGACCAATGAATGCCCTTTCGCAATCAGCGCCTTCGCGAACTGATATGCGCTTCTCGCGGACTGACTGCCGTAGACAGGACCATTCACCACCAAGGTGTAAGTCAAACCACTCACTTTTCGTCATCCTCAGTTTTGCGCTGACGAATGTAGAGGTAAACGGTGTGTTTAGAGATATTGAGGCGGTCAGCGACACGGTTAATCGCATCTTTAATGTCAAAGATACCCTTGTCGTACAGCTCCATCACAATCTGACGATTCTTAGTATTGTTCGAAACGGATTTGTCAGCATTGATTTCTTCAATGGTGCGCTCAACGGTTTGGTCAACGAGTTCTTCGACATCGCTAGCGAAGTTAACTGATGATGCCGCTTGTTTTGCTTCTTCAGTTGGCATAAATGACTGCAGCACCTGCGAGAATGGTGCGTCAAGATTGACGTTCACACACAGCAGACCAATCACTCGGTTTTCCCCATTACGGATGGCTACCGTAATAGATTTCATCAGTACCCCGCCCTTCGCGCGAGTAAAGTACGAACGAGAGAAGTTTCTTTCCGAGCCTTCGATGTCACGCAGCATTTTCAATGCTAAGTCCGTAATCGGTGAACCAACCTGACGACCCGTGTTTTCACCATTGGCAATTTTAATCGCCGACGTATTAAGATCTTCAAGTGAGTGGAGAACGATTTCACAAAACGGGCCAATTAGGCTCGCAATGCCATCAACGACTGCTTCATAAGATCTCAGAATGATTTTGTCATGCTCACTAAATGGCATCACATTGACAGATTCCATTTCGAGCAACATATCCGTGTTTACTGTTTCTGTAGTTGTCACTTCTTTAAGCCTTAGCGCGAAAAATCAACAAATTGGTGTAAGTTTATCAGAAATTTTGATAAGCACACCTAGCTAACCCACTATCTAGTGATTTAGGACAAAAAATTGCTTTATTACATTGTGCAATTTCTCGCAATAAAAAAGGCCTGGCAAAAACCAGACCTTTTAAAATCAGTGATTAAGGCTTACTGAACAGCTTCTTCACCGTTATCGATTTTTAGCAGCTCAACTTCAAATACTAGTGTTGAGTTAGCTGGAATCGTTGGCGTATCTTGTTCGCCGTACGCTAGCTCTGGCGGGATAACAAACTTGAACTTAGAACCCACAGGCATTAGTTGAACGCCTTCAGTCCAACCAGGGATAACGCGGTTTAGTGGGAAAGTCGCTGGTTCACCACGATCGTATGAGCTATCAAACTGAGTACCATCGATCAACGTACCTTTGTAATGTACTTGAACTGTATCGGTATCTTTTGGTTGCTCACCTTCAGCAGGGGTCATTACTTGGTAAAGTAGACCAGTGTCAGTCTTCTTAACACCTTCTTGCTTTTCAAACTCAGCGCGGAAATCAGCACCTTCTTGCTTAGCAGCCGCTGCTTTTTCAGCCGCTTGCTTTTGCATAGTTTCAGCAACACGCTTGTCTAGTGCTTCTAGTGCCGCGCGAGTTTCTTCTTCGTTAAGCTCTGGGTTACCGGCAAATACGTGCTCGATACCTTTAAGAACAAGATCTTTATTTAGCGTGATGCCAATTTCGTTTGGCTTGTCTAGGCTAGTGCTTAGGTAGTTAGCAAAAGAGACACCAATCGCGTATGCCGCTTTGTCATCTTCTGTTGCAAAAGAAACCGTCTTAGCTGTTTCTGCTTGCACTTGCTCTGCCGCTGGTGCTGTTTCTGCTTTTGGTTCTTCTTCTTTTTGACAGCCAACAGCGAGTGCAACAGTTGCAGCAAGCAGTGACACTTTAAAAATCGATTTCATTTAACTCTCCAATTGAGACTTTTGTCTTTGTGCACAAATCTTTAAGAAACACTGGTACACATTTGAATGTTGTACCAATATAACCAATATGCGTCTTAATTAAACGTAAACAAGCGGATATTTGGACTTAATGCGTATAATTTTTAACTCAATAATCATCACGATTGTCATTACAGCGTTAAATGGGTGTTTTTTCTCCGCTCAAGACAGCCAGCGATGGACTATCGAACCGAAAGGCACCACTAGCTTTGCATTAAGCCGCGATGCTCGTTTCGCCCTTCTTTACTCTAAAGAACACCAACTTGTTTTATGGGATCTGGATGAAAGCCAAGAGCTCGCTTCATTGGGCGCTCAAGATCCCCAATCCAGTACCGTTTCACGTATCCGAATTTCAGATAATGGCCGCTTCGCGGTAACCGCAACACAAATCAACTTCGCAGTCTGGGACTTGGCCTGGACACAAGCTGAAGGACTTTGGTCAATTTCCGACGGCTTAATCCGCGATGTTGATATTGCCAGTAATGGCGATCAAGTGCTGCTTGGTCTATCCAATGGCAAAGCCATCTACGTCAACTTAGTCACCGGTCGCCGCCTAGAGTTCCTTGCCCACAATGAAAAAGTCAACTCGGTTGCCCTTTCTCCCAACGGGCGGTTTGCTCTCTCAGGCGGTAATGACTACAAAGCGCACCTGTGGGATACCAATACTGGACAGATATTAAAAACCTTTGAACATGAACAGAGAGTGAACCGAGTCGCCCTACAGCGTGATGGCAAATACGCTTTCACTTCCGACGGAGGTAACCAAGCGATTATTTGGGATCTCACCACAGGAGAAGAAATGTCTAAGTTACGCAGCTTCTCTCGCCAGTTGATTTTCTCAACCGCTCGCTTTTCAGATGATGGTCAATACCTTGTCACCGGAACCCCATCGAGCCGGATCATGGTTTGGGATACTCACACGGGTAAGCGAGTCGATGGATTTGAAGCGGAACCACTAAAAGATACTCGCCCTCCACGCGCAGTGGTGTATGATGCTGCCTTTGATAGCCAAAACCGAGTGATCTCGGGGACATCGGCTGGTATCGCCCAAGCTTGGGATGTGGATTATTAACAGCAAAGATCAGTGAGCCATGACAGAAAAGCGAGTTGAACAATTAGAAAGCCGCGTGAATGACCTAGAGTGTCAATTGGCTTTCCAAGAGCAGACCATTGAAGAGTTGAACGATGCGCTTAGTCAGCAGCAATTGTTGATCTCAAAAATGCAGGACCAAATGAAATACGTGGTGGGTAAAGTGAAAAACATGGACACCTCAAACGTTGAAAACCCTGCCAATGAGCCGCCACCACCTCACTACTAAGCTCTACAAACTAGCCAAACACATAGGCAATGACGGCTCCAGCGACCACTAAACAGCCACCAATTCGACGTAGCTGATTGTCTGGCTGTTGACTAAGTTGAGCAACCATATTGCGCCAACCGTTTGGAGCGATCAGTGGGCCAAGTCCTTCAACAATAAGTACTAGGCCAAAGGCGAGCCATAGAGAGTTCGACATAGATTTCCTACCATAAAAAAATAAAGGCTCCATTAAGGAGCCTTTATACTATCAGAGTTTATTTACTTCGCTTCTGCGCCAGTCGCGTTATTCATGTACTGGAAGAAGTCACTCTTCGGATCCAATACTAGGATATCGCTCTTATCGCTGAATGATTTCTCGTAAGCTTTAAGAGAACGCATAAAGCTAAAGAATTCTGGGTCTTTGTTATAAGCATCCGAGTAGATTTTCGCAGATTTCGCATCCGCTTCACCTCGTGTTACACGTGCCGTCTTGTCTGCTTCTGCTAGAACTGTAGCCACTTCAAGATCAGCTTGTGCACGAATAACTTCTGCCTTCTCACGACCTTGAGAACGGTGCTTACGCGCAACAGATTCACGCTCAGCTCTCATACGGCGGTAGATAGACTCACTGATTTCGTCAGGTAGGTTGATTTTCTTCATACGGAAATCAACGATCTCAACACCCAAGTCTGTCATTGCGCTGTCTGAAGTACCGACAAGAACGTTTTCCATAATTTGGTCACGCTCACCGTCAACTTCTAGCGCTTCTAGAGCGGCTTCAGTTGTCACTTCTTCGCTGTCTGCACTCTCAGGAAGTACATCTTTGTTACGCGGGCCAGAAACAATCTGCTTGATCTCACGAGCACCAATTTCAGAACGTAGTACGTCGGTGACTTTACGTTCAAGTAGCGCTTCAGCTGTCAACGCATTACCCCCACCTGTGGTTAGGTAGTAACGACCGAAGTCTGCGATACGCCATTTAACGTAAGTATCGATCAGAACGTCTTTTTTCTCAGACGTTACGAAACGGTCAGAACGGCTATCCATTGTTTGGATACGCGCATCTAGCGTCTTCACTCGGTCAAACAGAGGCATCTTGAAATGCAGACCAGGCTCGTAAATCTTCGACACACCGTTGTCATCAAGAACACGACCAAATCGAATCACCAATCCACGCTCGCCTTCTTGAATCACGAATACTGACATTAGCAGTAGAACAATGGTAACGACTAATACAGGGATCATTAACTTACGCATTCTTAATATCTCCCTTGACGTGAACCAGTTGAACGAGATTGCGAGTCTGAAGTTGTCTCATTTGTCTGAGTTTCTAGCTCAATTTGATCGTATGCAGAAGAAGACTTCGTGCTACGTTTGGTTTGAGTCTTACCTTCACCAGCCAACTTATCGATTGGCAAGTAAAGCAGGTTGCCACTTGATTCAGAATCAATCAGAACCTTAGAAGTGCTACTGTAGACTTCTTCCATCGTGTCTAGGTATAGACGGTTACGAGTAACTTCAGGTGCTGCTTGGTATTCAGGAAGTAGCTTCTCAAACTGCGCTACTTGACCAAGTGCTTCATTCACTACGCGCTCAGAGTAACCCAGTGCCTCTTTCTTCAAACGCTCAGCTCGACCCGTCGCTTTTGGAAGAATATCGTTACGGTAAGCTTCTGCTTCACGCTCAAAACGCTCTTCATCCTCACGCGCTGCGATAGCATCATCGAATGCGTCTTTAACTTGCTCAGGTGGACGTGCAGACTGGAAGTTGACGTCAACAATGACGACACCCATATCGTAGCTATCTACGATTTCATTTAACGTTTCCTGAGTGCTTTGACGAATTTGCTGACGACCAGTCGTCAGGATGCTATCCATCAGAGAGTCACCAATCACTGCACGAAGCGCAGAGTCGGTCGCTTGGCGTAAGCTGTCGTCTGCGTTGGTTACGCGGAATAGATATTTGTACGGGTCAGCAACACGGTACTGAACATCCATCGCAACCGTAACTACGTTTTCATCTTTAGTCAGCATTAGACCTGATGAACGTAGTGAGCGAATCGCCTGTACGTTAACCGGTGACACTTCATCAATGAAGCGCGGACGCCAGTTTAGACCAGGATCGACAACGCGATCGTATTTACCGAGACGTAGCACTACGCCACGCTCTGCTTCGCCGATAGTGTAAAAGCCAGCGAAGAACCAAATTGCTATTGCGATTGCTGCGATAACACCAAAACCTAGTGCTCCGCCACCGCCAATAGACGATCCTTTACCGCCTTTGCCACCACCAAACTTTCCACCCAGTTTCTGACTCAGTTTATTAAATACTTCGTCTAAGTCTGGCGGTCCTTGATCACGGCCACCTTTGTTACCACGATTGTTATTACCCCAAGGGTCATTATCGCGGCCATTGTTGCCGTTGTTATTACCAGGCTCATTCCACGCCATTAGAAAGCTCCATCATTTGATATGACGTTATACTGTAGCAGTCATTTAAGTAACTATAAAGTCACGTAAAACTGCCCCTTCTCTTTTTTCAAGTCTAGACCAATCCACTTGTTGCATGCGAACATTAATCAACAAGTTACCTTCCTGGTCATATTCTTCTCGTTGAATACATTTCATCTGGAAGAATGTACTACGAATTCGCCCTTGATGTTGTGGCGGGATTCGCAATTGATACTGAACCATTTGACTTGCGAGACGCTCAGTCAACGCATCAAACAGCAGCTCAATACCTATGCCTTCCATTGCAGAAACCCAAACTGCGCGAGGAATTCCTTCCTCATCACGTTCTATACGAGGTTTCTGGTCTTCTAGATTATCAATCTTGTTCATGACAACCAGAGACGGTACCTCGTGGGCATCGATCTCTTCTAGCACTTCATGAACAGCTTGAATATTCTCACGAAAACGGTCGTCGCTGGCATCTACAACATGTAACAAAATGTCAGCTTCTTGAGTTTCTTGCAGTGTTGCTTTAAATGCAGCAACAAGATCGTGCGGAAGATGACGAATAAACCCTACCGTATCGGCTAAGATTGCCGGGCCAACATCCGCTAGCTCTATTTTACGTAAAGTTGGGTCTAGCGTAGCAAACAACTGGTCTGCGGCATAAACGCCTGCTTCTGTAATACGGTTAAATAGGGTCGACTTACCTGCGTTGGTATAACCCACTAGGGAAACAGTCGGGATTTCCGCTCGATTTCGAGCACGGCGACCTTGTTCACGCTGTTTAGCTACTTTCTCTAAACGGCGCAGTATCGCTTTAATACGATCACGCAATAGACGTCGGTCAGTTTCTAACTGAGTTTCACCTGGACCACGTAAACCGATACCACCTTTCTGTCTTTCAAGGTGCGTCCAACCGCGGATCAATCGGGTTGAGATATGGCGAAGCTGAGCAAGCTCAACCTGCAATTTACCTTCATGAGTTCGGGCGCGTTGAGCAAAGATATCGAGGATCAGACCTGTACGGTCAACCACACGGCACTTACACAACTGTTCGAGGTTACGTTCTTGGGCAGGAGAGAGGGCGTGATTAAAAATCACAATATCAGCGCCAGATAACTGCACAGCCTGTGCAATCTCTTGAGCCTTACCCTCTCCGACATAGTATTTAGGGTGTGGAGACTGGCGACTTCCAGTTACAACTTGTAACGCAGAAACGCCAGCTGAAGAGACCAACATCTCAAATTCGCTGAGATCTTCCCACTCCCCTTCTTGCGTGAAGTTGATATGAACAAGTACGGCTCGCTCACCGGCTTCATAACGGTCAAACAAGCAATCAACTCCTTACAAACAAATATGGTAATTCAGAGAATTAATCTTCTGATTTCTCTTGCTGACGATCACCTTGAGGACGATCACCGCTGTGGTGGCTCACTGGGCGAGCAGGAACTACCGTAGAAATAGCGTGCTTGTACACCATTTGGTTAACAGTGTTTTTCAGCAAGATAACAAACTGATCAAATGATTCGATCTGGCCTTGTAGTTTAATTCCGTTTACAAGGTAGATAGATACTGGAATACGTTCGCGACGTAATGCATTTAAGAATGGGTCTTGTAGAGATTGCCCCTTAGCCATTTTTATTTTCCTTATTTTGTAATTTTGTTTTAGTTATTTAGCTAGTGGTGCGCTGCATTAAAAGATGCGGCCTTTGCTCTGAGCTAAACGAATAAAATAACACCCTGTCGCTACTTGTTATGACGGCTTTAAAGCGAAATTTCAAGTAACAGATCCTTTACAGGGCACATTCACGCAAAAGCGATCACATTATACACAGCTAAAACCTTCAGATGCTATGGCATTTGAGACAGTTTCTAGCGCGTGTTCAATGTTTTCACTATCTAACCAAGTTAAATCATCCCAGCTGCGTAACCAGGTGATTTGTCGCTTGGCCAATTGACGGGTTGCACAGACGCCCTTAAAAATGGCTTCATCTAACGTGCAGTTCCCATCCAAATAGTCCCACATCTGCCTATAACCTACACAACGAATCGAAGGTAGATCTGGGTGAAGATCGTCGCGAGCATATAGCGCACGCATTTCATCTTCAAACCCCGCTTCGATCATCTTCTCGTAGCGCAGCTCAATTCGGCGATGGAGCTCTGCCCTTTCCTTGGGAGCTATTGCAAACTGTTTAACTCGGTACGGCAGGCTTTCGCCCTTAGTTTGAGTTAACTCAGTAAGAGTTTTACCTGAAATTCGATAAACTTCCAATGCCCTAGACAATCTTTGTGGATCATTCGGGTGGATTCGCTCTGCTGAGACAGGATCAATTTCTTTTAACTGATCGTGTAATTTATCCCAACCCAAAGCTAAAGCTTCTTGCTCTATCTGTTGGCGAATTTCAGTATCCGCGGCTGGCAGTGGCGATAACCCTTCCAGTAACGCTTTGTAGTAAAGCATGGTGCCACCTACGAGAAGTGGGATCTTGCCTTGCTCTACAATTTTATTCATTTCATTCAGCGCATCACGACGAAAATCAGCAGCAGAATAGGCTTCACTAGGATCAAGAATGTCGATCAAGCGATGCGGCGCTTGGGCTTGTTCCTCGGCATCAGGTTTTGCCGTACCAATATCCATTCCTTTGTAGATCAGTGCTGAATCAACTGAAATGATCTCTACCGGGAATTTCTGGCGTAAACGAATCGCAAGATCCGTTTTTCCTGACGCTGTTGGCCCCATTAAAAATAGAGCTAAAGGTAATTCTGTGTTGTTCATAATTCTAACGCTGCAATCGTTGCAGAAAAGTCTACTGGCTTAACAAAGGTTTGGTCACTAAGTGGAAGTCTTCCCTGCCACAATTGCTCTACATCAGCAATGATCTGGATGGCTTCCGACAAAGTGTAGTCACTTTTTACCTGAGTAATATGATCACTAAGCCATTTTGCTAACTGGGTATGTGACAGCGGCTGTGAAGCGGCTTGGCACGAGACCGCGTAAGATAGCAGATCTGGCACCAGTTGTTGCAAGTTTTGTTGCCTCAATGGTTGGGGCACCCCCATTACCATCAGCGCCTTATTACCGCGTGCTTTTAGCTCAATGCCGAATGTATCGAGCGTTGGCTGAAGCGCTTGCGCAACTTCCAGCAAAGCGTAATCTAACTTAACCGACAATGGAACTAACAGCGGTTGGCTTTTTAAATTGCCTTCGCGCGTCGACAATTGACCATTAACCCTAAGCCACTCTGCTTTAGCAAGGTTAACTAAACGCGTTCCTTGCTTATCTGCCATCACAAGATATCGACCTTGTACGACATGGATTGCTTTTCCTAACGATTCGACAACCTGAGTGTCAACTTGTTCATTTGAATTCGTCTTTGCCGCTGGAATTTGTGCTTCTTCAGCTTCAGCGATCTCCGGCGTTTGGAGTAATTCCTGATAGGCTTTCACTTCCTGCTTACTCGGTGCAGGTTCGCTATAGCGCTCAGTGACTCTTGGCTTGTTTAGCGGGCGAGATTCTTGCCATTCATTTCTTGGCTGCGCTTCACGCACACTCTCTCGACTTTCGGCATAATCGGCTTTACCGGGATAAGAAGGCACTGATTCAATTGCGCGATATTCTTGTTGAGAAGTACGATTTGCCACTTCACTAGGTGCGGAAATGGGCTCTGGCTCATCCGTAGGGTTTGATGGCTGCTCTACATGGAATGCAGACGCGGTTTGTTCAGGCTTATCAATATGGGCACTTTGAGCCAAGGCATCACTCAGCGCTTGGTAGATGAAGTCATGCACAAGACGCGCTTGATGGAAACGAACTTCATGCTTGGCAGGGTGCACATTGACATCGACTTGATGTGGATCGAGTTCGATAAAGAGCACATATGTCGCAAACTGATCAGGGCGCAGGCTAGTCTCATAGCTTTGGCGAATCGCGTGATTGATCAGTTTGTCACGCATCATGCGACCATTAACGTAACAGTATTGCAGATCGCTTTGCTGACGAGCGCCCTCTGGCGTGGTAATCCAACCATGCAGTTTGAGCCCTTGATGCTCTAGCTCTATTTTAAGCATATTACGCACAAAGGCGTTGCCACACACAGCTGCAATCCGCTTTTCTGCCTGCGCCTC encodes:
- a CDS encoding helix-turn-helix transcriptional regulator translates to MTTTETVNTDMLLEMESVNVMPFSEHDKIILRSYEAVVDGIASLIGPFCEIVLHSLEDLNTSAIKIANGENTGRQVGSPITDLALKMLRDIEGSERNFSRSYFTRAKGGVLMKSITVAIRNGENRVIGLLCVNVNLDAPFSQVLQSFMPTEEAKQAASSVNFASDVEELVDQTVERTIEEINADKSVSNNTKNRQIVMELYDKGIFDIKDAINRVADRLNISKHTVYLYIRQRKTEDDEK
- the hfq gene encoding RNA chaperone Hfq, whose product is MAKGQSLQDPFLNALRRERIPVSIYLVNGIKLQGQIESFDQFVILLKNTVNQMVYKHAISTVVPARPVSHHSGDRPQGDRQQEKSED
- the hflX gene encoding ribosome rescue GTPase HflX, with product MFDRYEAGERAVLVHINFTQEGEWEDLSEFEMLVSSAGVSALQVVTGSRQSPHPKYYVGEGKAQEIAQAVQLSGADIVIFNHALSPAQERNLEQLCKCRVVDRTGLILDIFAQRARTHEGKLQVELAQLRHISTRLIRGWTHLERQKGGIGLRGPGETQLETDRRLLRDRIKAILRRLEKVAKQREQGRRARNRAEIPTVSLVGYTNAGKSTLFNRITEAGVYAADQLFATLDPTLRKIELADVGPAILADTVGFIRHLPHDLVAAFKATLQETQEADILLHVVDASDDRFRENIQAVHEVLEEIDAHEVPSLVVMNKIDNLEDQKPRIERDEEGIPRAVWVSAMEGIGIELLFDALTERLASQMVQYQLRIPPQHQGRIRSTFFQMKCIQREEYDQEGNLLINVRMQQVDWSRLEKREGAVLRDFIVT
- the fkpA gene encoding FKBP-type peptidyl-prolyl cis-trans isomerase — its product is MKSIFKVSLLAATVALAVGCQKEEEPKAETAPAAEQVQAETAKTVSFATEDDKAAYAIGVSFANYLSTSLDKPNEIGITLNKDLVLKGIEHVFAGNPELNEEETRAALEALDKRVAETMQKQAAEKAAAAKQEGADFRAEFEKQEGVKKTDTGLLYQVMTPAEGEQPKDTDTVQVHYKGTLIDGTQFDSSYDRGEPATFPLNRVIPGWTEGVQLMPVGSKFKFVIPPELAYGEQDTPTIPANSTLVFEVELLKIDNGEEAVQ
- the tusD gene encoding sulfurtransferase complex subunit TusD — translated: MSGLTYTLVVNGPVYGSQSARSAYQFAKALIAKGHSLVSVFFYQDGVTNGSALTVPANDEFDLVTAWQTLAAEHNVRLETCVAAALRRGVVSQDEASQHGLAQSNLAEGFHQAGLGSLAEAMLVQDRVVQF
- the hflK gene encoding FtsH protease activity modulator HflK, which translates into the protein MAWNEPGNNNGNNGRDNDPWGNNNRGNKGGRDQGPPDLDEVFNKLSQKLGGKFGGGKGGKGSSIGGGGALGFGVIAAIAIAIWFFAGFYTIGEAERGVVLRLGKYDRVVDPGLNWRPRFIDEVSPVNVQAIRSLRSSGLMLTKDENVVTVAMDVQYRVADPYKYLFRVTNADDSLRQATDSALRAVIGDSLMDSILTTGRQQIRQSTQETLNEIVDSYDMGVVIVDVNFQSARPPEQVKDAFDDAIAAREDEERFEREAEAYRNDILPKATGRAERLKKEALGYSERVVNEALGQVAQFEKLLPEYQAAPEVTRNRLYLDTMEEVYSSTSKVLIDSESSGNLLYLPIDKLAGEGKTQTKRSTKSSSAYDQIELETQTNETTSDSQSRSTGSRQGRY
- a CDS encoding WD40 repeat domain-containing protein; protein product: MRIIFNSIIITIVITALNGCFFSAQDSQRWTIEPKGTTSFALSRDARFALLYSKEHQLVLWDLDESQELASLGAQDPQSSTVSRIRISDNGRFAVTATQINFAVWDLAWTQAEGLWSISDGLIRDVDIASNGDQVLLGLSNGKAIYVNLVTGRRLEFLAHNEKVNSVALSPNGRFALSGGNDYKAHLWDTNTGQILKTFEHEQRVNRVALQRDGKYAFTSDGGNQAIIWDLTTGEEMSKLRSFSRQLIFSTARFSDDGQYLVTGTPSSRIMVWDTHTGKRVDGFEAEPLKDTRPPRAVVYDAAFDSQNRVISGTSAGIAQAWDVDY
- the tusC gene encoding sulfurtransferase complex subunit TusC, which codes for MSQLTYLFRSAPHSSSAGREGVDALLAASAYCEDISVVFMGDGVYQLLLGQQTAEILSKDYSPMLKLFDLYDIEQVYVCETSLLERGLAQADLVIAAQPLDPLALSAQLHQADKVLTF
- a CDS encoding DUF2065 domain-containing protein gives rise to the protein MSNSLWLAFGLVLIVEGLGPLIAPNGWRNMVAQLSQQPDNQLRRIGGCLVVAGAVIAYVFG
- the mutL gene encoding DNA mismatch repair endonuclease MutL, whose protein sequence is MTIKILPARLANQIAAGEVVERPASVVKELVENSLDSGATRIDIDIEKGGAKLIRVRDNGKGIVKDELSLALSRHATSKIHTLDDLEAIISLGFRGEALASISSVARLTMTSRPATQEQAWSAYSEGREMQVKLQPAAHPIGTTVEVLDLFFNTPARRKFLRTEKTEFTHIDELLKRIALSRFDVTINLRHNGKLIKQYRAAKTEAQAEKRIAAVCGNAFVRNMLKIELEHQGLKLHGWITTPEGARQQSDLQYCYVNGRMMRDKLINHAIRQSYETSLRPDQFATYVLFIELDPHQVDVNVHPAKHEVRFHQARLVHDFIYQALSDALAQSAHIDKPEQTASAFHVEQPSNPTDEPEPISAPSEVANRTSQQEYRAIESVPSYPGKADYAESRESVREAQPRNEWQESRPLNKPRVTERYSEPAPSKQEVKAYQELLQTPEIAEAEEAQIPAAKTNSNEQVDTQVVESLGKAIHVVQGRYLVMADKQGTRLVNLAKAEWLRVNGQLSTREGNLKSQPLLVPLSVKLDYALLEVAQALQPTLDTFGIELKARGNKALMVMGVPQPLRQQNLQQLVPDLLSYAVSCQAASQPLSHTQLAKWLSDHITQVKSDYTLSEAIQIIADVEQLWQGRLPLSDQTFVKPVDFSATIAALEL
- the hflC gene encoding protease modulator HflC, whose protein sequence is MRKLMIPVLVVTIVLLLMSVFVIQEGERGLVIRFGRVLDDNGVSKIYEPGLHFKMPLFDRVKTLDARIQTMDSRSDRFVTSEKKDVLIDTYVKWRIADFGRYYLTTGGGNALTAEALLERKVTDVLRSEIGAREIKQIVSGPRNKDVLPESADSEEVTTEAALEALEVDGERDQIMENVLVGTSDSAMTDLGVEIVDFRMKKINLPDEISESIYRRMRAERESVARKHRSQGREKAEVIRAQADLEVATVLAEADKTARVTRGEADAKSAKIYSDAYNKDPEFFSFMRSLKAYEKSFSDKSDILVLDPKSDFFQYMNNATGAEAK
- a CDS encoding SlyX family protein; the encoded protein is MTEKRVEQLESRVNDLECQLAFQEQTIEELNDALSQQQLLISKMQDQMKYVVGKVKNMDTSNVENPANEPPPPHY
- the tusB gene encoding sulfurtransferase complex subunit TusB; the protein is MLHIVKTVQALEDVSRVATETDKVLLVEQAVYAANPQHLAFPRVKGLNTSVLEADIEARGIANRISPSIVRVDFEGFVELTVEQPNSVTWE
- the miaA gene encoding tRNA (adenosine(37)-N6)-dimethylallyltransferase MiaA, which translates into the protein MNNTELPLALFLMGPTASGKTDLAIRLRQKFPVEIISVDSALIYKGMDIGTAKPDAEEQAQAPHRLIDILDPSEAYSAADFRRDALNEMNKIVEQGKIPLLVGGTMLYYKALLEGLSPLPAADTEIRQQIEQEALALGWDKLHDQLKEIDPVSAERIHPNDPQRLSRALEVYRISGKTLTELTQTKGESLPYRVKQFAIAPKERAELHRRIELRYEKMIEAGFEDEMRALYARDDLHPDLPSIRCVGYRQMWDYLDGNCTLDEAIFKGVCATRQLAKRQITWLRSWDDLTWLDSENIEHALETVSNAIASEGFSCV